A window of the Streptomyces formicae genome harbors these coding sequences:
- a CDS encoding IucA/IucC family protein — protein sequence MSSIDNPVDSVAHLTPELWAEANRQLIRKGLAEFAHERLLTPAPLGDDRYAVASDDGRTEYRFTARRFALDHWQVLAETVTRHRDGGELPLDALEFFTELRGALGLSDEILPVYLEEISSTLSGTAYKLTKPDVSAADLAHAGFQAIETGMTEGHPCFVANNGRLGFGIHEYHRYAPEAAAPVRLLWVAAHRSRATFTSGADLGYENLLRAELGEAALDRFDARLRELGLDPAEYLLMPVHPWQWWNKLSVTFAAEVAQRRLVPLGEGDDEYLAQQSIRTFFNATDPAKHYVKTAMSVINMGFMRGLSAAYMEATPAINDWLAGLIAGDDVLKAARFSIIREHAAVGYRHLEYEAATDRFSPYRKMLAALWRESPVATLEDGERLATMASLLHVDRAGKSFAGALIGESDLAPEVWLRRYLDAYLLPVLHSFYAYDLVYMPHGENVILVIGEDGAVQRAIFKDIAEEICVMDPDAVLPPVVERIRAEVPESMKLLSIFTDVFDCFFRFLGATLATEGVVSEETFWRTVAECVAAYQESAPHLADKFAQYDMFTEEFALSCLNRLQLRNNKQMVDLADPSGALQLVGSLENPIARFR from the coding sequence GTGAGCTCCATCGACAACCCGGTCGACAGCGTCGCCCACCTCACCCCCGAGCTGTGGGCCGAGGCCAACCGGCAACTGATCCGCAAGGGCCTGGCCGAGTTCGCCCACGAGCGGCTGCTCACCCCCGCGCCGCTGGGTGACGACCGGTACGCGGTGGCGAGCGACGACGGCAGGACCGAGTACCGGTTCACGGCCCGCCGCTTCGCCCTCGACCACTGGCAGGTCCTCGCCGAGACGGTCACCCGCCACCGCGACGGCGGTGAACTCCCCCTGGATGCCTTGGAGTTCTTCACCGAACTGCGCGGCGCGCTCGGTCTGTCCGACGAGATCCTGCCGGTCTACCTGGAGGAGATCTCCTCCACCCTGTCCGGTACGGCGTACAAGCTCACCAAGCCCGACGTGTCCGCCGCGGACCTGGCCCACGCCGGCTTCCAGGCGATCGAGACCGGGATGACCGAGGGCCACCCCTGCTTCGTCGCCAACAACGGGCGCCTCGGCTTCGGCATCCACGAGTACCACCGGTACGCCCCCGAGGCCGCGGCCCCGGTCCGGCTGCTGTGGGTCGCCGCCCACCGCTCCCGCGCCACCTTCACCTCCGGCGCGGACCTCGGCTACGAGAACCTGCTCCGGGCCGAGCTCGGCGAGGCGGCCCTGGACCGCTTCGACGCGCGGCTGCGGGAGCTCGGTCTGGACCCGGCCGAGTACCTGCTGATGCCGGTGCACCCCTGGCAGTGGTGGAACAAGCTCTCCGTCACCTTCGCCGCCGAGGTCGCCCAGCGCCGCCTCGTCCCGCTCGGCGAGGGCGACGACGAGTACCTGGCCCAGCAGTCGATCCGTACCTTCTTCAACGCCACCGACCCGGCCAAGCACTATGTGAAGACGGCGATGTCCGTCATCAACATGGGCTTCATGCGCGGGCTGTCCGCCGCGTACATGGAGGCCACGCCCGCCATCAACGACTGGCTGGCCGGCCTCATCGCCGGTGACGACGTGCTGAAGGCCGCGCGCTTCTCGATCATCCGCGAGCACGCGGCGGTCGGCTACCGGCACCTGGAGTACGAGGCCGCCACCGACCGCTTCTCCCCGTACCGCAAGATGCTCGCCGCCCTCTGGCGGGAGAGCCCGGTGGCGACGCTGGAGGACGGCGAACGGCTCGCCACGATGGCCTCGCTGCTCCACGTCGACCGCGCGGGCAAGTCCTTCGCGGGCGCGCTGATCGGTGAGTCGGACCTGGCGCCGGAGGTGTGGCTGCGCCGCTACCTCGACGCGTACCTGCTGCCGGTGCTGCACTCCTTCTACGCCTACGACCTCGTCTACATGCCGCACGGCGAGAACGTCATCCTCGTCATCGGCGAGGACGGGGCGGTGCAGCGGGCGATCTTCAAGGACATCGCCGAGGAGATCTGCGTGATGGACCCGGACGCGGTCCTCCCGCCGGTGGTGGAGCGGATCCGCGCCGAGGTCCCCGAGTCCATGAAGCTGCTGTCGATCTTCACCGATGTCTTCGACTGCTTCTTCCGCTTCCTCGGCGCCACGCTGGCGACGGAGGGCGTGGTGAGCGAGGAGACGTTCTGGCGGACGGTCGCGGAGTGCGTCGCCGCGTACCAGGAGTCGGCCCCGCACCTGGCCGACAAGTTCGCCCAGTACGACATGTTCACCGAGGAGTTCGCGCTGTCCTGCCTCAACCGGCTCCAGCTGCGCAACAACAAGCAGATGGTCGACCTCGCCGACCCGTCGGGCGCCCTCCAGCTGGTGGGCAGCCTGGAGAACCCGATCGCACGGTTCAGGTAG
- a CDS encoding GNAT family N-acetyltransferase — protein sequence MSTTAPALGTFSVRPLDPIADAELLHGWVTHPKAAFWMMQEAKLHDVEREYMAIAAAEHHDALIGLHDGEPAFLMERYDPRHVELVGLYEPEPGDVGMHFLVAPTETPVHGFTRAVITAVMRELFADPATRRVVVEPDVANKAVHALNEAVGFVPEREIQKPEKQALLSFCTREQFEAAVGSDPR from the coding sequence ATGAGCACCACCGCCCCCGCACTGGGGACGTTCTCCGTCCGTCCCCTCGATCCGATCGCGGACGCCGAGCTGCTGCACGGCTGGGTCACCCACCCCAAGGCCGCGTTCTGGATGATGCAGGAAGCCAAACTGCACGACGTCGAGCGCGAGTACATGGCGATCGCGGCCGCCGAGCACCACGACGCGCTCATCGGTCTGCACGACGGCGAGCCCGCGTTCCTCATGGAGCGGTACGACCCGCGCCATGTCGAGCTGGTCGGGCTGTACGAGCCCGAGCCGGGCGACGTCGGCATGCACTTCCTGGTCGCCCCGACCGAGACCCCGGTCCACGGCTTCACCCGTGCCGTGATCACCGCGGTGATGCGCGAGCTGTTCGCGGACCCGGCGACGCGCCGTGTCGTCGTCGAGCCGGACGTGGCGAACAAGGCCGTGCACGCGCTCAACGAGGCGGTCGGCTTCGTCCCGGAGCGGGAGATCCAGAAGCCCGAGAAGCAGGCGCTGCTGAGCTTCTGTACGCGTGAGCAGTTCGAGGCGGCCGTAGGGAGTGATCCGCGGTGA